A window of Costertonia aggregata contains these coding sequences:
- a CDS encoding GNAT family N-acetyltransferase, which translates to MTENIEVKVYNKAQLRTIAETNEFWEKAGPLVISKNKVLWMLRSPRIEEEDTCLMIGLADEKLIAFIHIIADELNTDSSAKVYWMNEWWVQKEYQDTVLGMYMYNDALKRMGHKVLVKSNAESANEFYRKQPFTPIQNRKRFTIFFSLNVDSIIVKFPFLKPTRAILSLFETISFKLVNSWNKVKLKNKTKELSYEYIHEIDVNTWRFAEKFLKNDLIKKDRAYVSWQLSQEQYIAAPIYDKIHNTARIGGTNTTVEIKTFNVYSESNIIAFISLLSFGNEAYIKYFLVSDNNFDSAVNALIENCIALKRSYIFTDNEKLAKHISKNFTKVFVYNVLKTAWAHNSIDAQIVDLKTKEQDGQFV; encoded by the coding sequence ATGACAGAAAACATTGAGGTAAAAGTTTATAATAAGGCACAACTTAGAACTATTGCGGAAACTAACGAGTTTTGGGAAAAAGCCGGCCCACTGGTTATCTCAAAAAATAAGGTGTTATGGATGTTACGTTCGCCTCGTATTGAGGAAGAAGATACATGCTTAATGATCGGTCTTGCAGATGAAAAATTGATTGCATTTATTCACATAATAGCTGATGAACTAAATACGGATTCTTCTGCCAAGGTATATTGGATGAACGAATGGTGGGTGCAAAAAGAATACCAAGATACCGTTTTGGGAATGTATATGTACAATGATGCCCTAAAACGAATGGGACATAAAGTATTGGTAAAGTCAAATGCTGAATCTGCGAACGAATTTTATAGAAAACAACCCTTTACGCCTATTCAGAATCGTAAAAGATTTACCATATTCTTTAGCCTGAATGTCGACAGCATTATTGTGAAATTTCCCTTTTTAAAGCCAACAAGAGCAATCTTATCATTGTTCGAGACAATTTCATTTAAATTGGTCAACAGCTGGAACAAGGTCAAATTAAAAAATAAAACAAAAGAGTTGTCATACGAGTACATACATGAAATTGATGTAAACACATGGCGATTTGCAGAAAAATTTCTCAAAAACGATCTTATCAAAAAAGATAGGGCATATGTAAGCTGGCAACTTTCCCAAGAACAATATATTGCCGCGCCGATTTACGATAAAATACATAACACGGCAAGAATTGGCGGTACGAACACCACTGTAGAGATAAAAACCTTTAATGTATACTCAGAATCCAATATCATAGCATTTATTTCATTGTTAAGTTTTGGAAACGAAGCCTACATAAAATATTTTTTGGTATCCGACAATAATTTTGATAGCGCCGTAAATGCTTTAATTGAAAATTGTATCGCATTAAAGCGAAGTTATATTTTTACGGATAATGAAAAGTTGGCAAAACATATAAGTAAAAACTTCACAAAAGTTTTTGTGTACAATGTTTTAAAAACAGCCTGGGCTCATAATAGCATAGATGCTCAAATAGTTGACCTGAAGACCAAAGAACAGGATGGTCAATTTGTTTGA
- a CDS encoding MBOAT family O-acyltransferase, whose product MVFNSFGFAFFMFCVFLLYWTLFKNKKKIQNLFILVTSLYFYALTDWRFLTLLVFCILTNYYVGLQIEKVKKEKSKQRFLYAGLVFNIGLLLYFKYLNFFISSFFSVLNLTETAQEYSSLHIIVPLGISFFTFQNIGYLLDVFNEQIKAEKNIVHFTIFTAYFPKILSGPIERAGSFLPQIKKERIFSDSVIIDGLRQILWGLFAKMVVAENCAGIVRPIFDNYTNEPWTMLLVGALFYTIQLYADFSGYSNMAIGVSKLLGIQLTKNFATPFFSTNIADFWRGWHISLTTWMMDYVFTPLSFTLRAHKKFGLVTAIVATFVLVGLWHGANWTFIVYGLLHGLYFIPIVYKGNLLGSANSKDKPARHVLLNGAKGVGLFLIVALTAVFFGSETITMGAHYIWNILSCKTGAYLFAPFGVNLGYMAVIISFFFFMEWINKNRKHDFEINYMPTLLRWAIYMFIFLLLLLFGKSSDSFIYFQF is encoded by the coding sequence GTGGTATTCAACTCATTTGGGTTTGCTTTCTTTATGTTTTGTGTTTTCTTGTTGTATTGGACCTTGTTCAAAAACAAAAAAAAAATACAGAACCTATTTATCCTTGTAACCAGCCTGTACTTTTATGCACTTACAGATTGGCGTTTTTTGACCCTTTTGGTGTTTTGTATACTGACCAATTATTATGTTGGCTTACAAATAGAGAAGGTCAAAAAAGAAAAATCGAAACAACGCTTTTTATACGCGGGTCTGGTTTTCAACATAGGATTATTGCTGTATTTTAAATATTTGAACTTTTTTATAAGTTCTTTTTTTAGTGTATTGAACCTTACCGAGACGGCACAGGAATACAGTTCACTACATATTATCGTTCCCTTGGGCATTAGTTTTTTTACCTTTCAGAACATAGGGTATTTGTTGGATGTTTTTAACGAACAGATCAAAGCTGAAAAAAATATAGTCCATTTTACCATTTTTACGGCCTATTTTCCAAAAATACTTTCAGGACCTATTGAGCGTGCCGGTAGCTTTTTACCACAGATAAAAAAAGAACGTATTTTTTCGGATAGCGTTATTATAGATGGCCTAAGGCAGATACTATGGGGGCTATTCGCCAAAATGGTAGTAGCTGAGAATTGTGCCGGTATTGTAAGGCCCATTTTTGATAATTACACCAATGAACCATGGACCATGCTCTTGGTAGGGGCATTATTTTACACCATACAACTATATGCCGACTTTTCTGGGTATTCCAATATGGCTATCGGGGTTTCAAAACTATTGGGCATACAACTCACAAAAAATTTCGCCACCCCGTTTTTTTCGACCAATATAGCCGACTTTTGGCGTGGGTGGCATATTTCTTTGACCACCTGGATGATGGATTATGTTTTTACGCCCCTATCATTTACGCTAAGAGCTCATAAAAAATTTGGTCTTGTTACCGCTATCGTAGCCACTTTTGTTTTGGTTGGTCTATGGCATGGGGCCAATTGGACCTTTATCGTTTATGGTCTCCTTCATGGGCTTTATTTTATACCCATTGTATACAAAGGCAATCTTTTGGGGTCTGCGAATTCAAAAGATAAACCGGCAAGACATGTTCTTTTGAATGGAGCTAAGGGCGTTGGATTGTTTTTAATCGTAGCATTAACGGCAGTTTTCTTTGGTTCTGAGACCATAACCATGGGAGCCCATTATATTTGGAACATTTTATCCTGTAAAACCGGGGCTTATCTTTTTGCCCCTTTTGGCGTTAATTTAGGATATATGGCGGTTATCATAAGTTTTTTCTTTTTTATGGAATGGATCAATAAAAACAGAAAACATGATTTTGAGATAAACTATATGCCAACACTGTTACGTTGGGCTATTTATATGTTCATTTTTTTACTGCTTTTGCTTTTTGGCAAAAGTTCTGATTCATTCATATATTTTCAATTTTAA
- a CDS encoding glycosyltransferase family 4 protein — protein METKKQKIIRITTVPNSLTGLLRGQLRFMNQHYEVIGISSGGKGLEKVHTQEEIKVIPVEMTRKITPIKDIKAVIQLYRIFKNEKPFIVHSHTPKAGTVAMLAAKLAGVRFRLHTIAGLPLVEAKGLKRVLLNTVEKITYGCASMIYPNSQGLKDIILNNGFTSEKKLKIIGEGSSNGINTSHFDPALFNEEDKAKLKGSLGINENHIVFTFVGRLVKDKGINELIEAFQRISGTYDNVKLLLVGKYEKLLDPLLPETEKHIDTNPNILSVGWQTDVRPYFAITDALVFPSYREGFPNVVMQAGAMKVYSIVTNINGCNEIIVEGENGTIIETKSAKALYDKMKLFCENALIYDADKCRQLIVSRYEQHYIWSEILKVYQTLENSVKRS, from the coding sequence TTGGAAACAAAAAAACAAAAAATAATAAGGATTACGACTGTACCAAATTCCCTAACAGGACTCTTAAGAGGGCAGCTTCGCTTTATGAACCAACATTATGAGGTTATTGGTATTTCTAGCGGAGGTAAAGGTTTGGAAAAGGTACATACCCAAGAGGAGATCAAGGTTATTCCCGTTGAAATGACAAGAAAAATAACACCTATTAAAGATATAAAAGCCGTTATTCAACTGTACCGCATTTTCAAGAATGAAAAGCCTTTTATAGTACATAGCCATACCCCAAAAGCAGGAACGGTAGCCATGCTGGCTGCGAAATTAGCAGGGGTACGGTTTCGTTTACATACTATTGCAGGTCTTCCCCTGGTTGAAGCTAAAGGGTTAAAGCGTGTTTTGTTGAACACCGTAGAAAAGATAACTTACGGTTGTGCTTCAATGATTTATCCCAATTCCCAAGGATTGAAAGATATCATATTAAACAACGGGTTTACTTCTGAAAAAAAGCTGAAAATAATTGGTGAAGGCAGTTCAAACGGTATCAATACCTCACATTTTGACCCTGCGCTCTTCAACGAAGAGGATAAAGCCAAACTTAAAGGTTCTTTGGGTATTAACGAGAACCATATTGTTTTCACATTTGTAGGCAGACTCGTAAAAGATAAAGGTATTAACGAACTTATTGAGGCTTTCCAAAGAATTTCCGGTACGTATGATAATGTTAAGTTATTACTTGTAGGTAAATATGAAAAACTTTTGGATCCACTTTTGCCAGAAACGGAAAAACATATTGATACGAACCCCAATATTTTGAGCGTAGGATGGCAAACCGATGTTAGACCATATTTTGCCATTACCGATGCCCTTGTTTTCCCAAGCTACAGAGAGGGTTTTCCCAATGTGGTCATGCAGGCAGGCGCCATGAAAGTATACAGTATAGTGACCAATATAAATGGATGCAACGAGATTATCGTCGAAGGGGAAAACGGTACCATAATCGAGACAAAAAGCGCAAAGGCACTATACGACAAAATGAAATTGTTTTGTGAAAATGCCTTAATTTACGATGCGGATAAATGTAGGCAGCTCATTGTATCAAGGTATGAACAACATTACATTTGGAGTGAAATTTTAAAAGTTTATCAAACACTTGAAAATAGCGTAAAACGTTCTTGA
- a CDS encoding acyl carrier protein, translated as MPEKNIQEIIQASFTKILGHDDFELKNETTAKDIDGWDSITHMMIINDIEEKLGIKFKLMDLMGLKNIEDLNHIISSKLG; from the coding sequence ATGCCAGAAAAAAACATTCAAGAAATCATACAAGCTTCATTTACCAAAATTTTGGGACATGATGATTTTGAGCTAAAAAATGAGACTACTGCCAAAGATATAGATGGTTGGGATTCTATAACCCATATGATGATCATAAACGATATCGAAGAAAAGCTTGGTATAAAGTTTAAATTAATGGATTTAATGGGGCTAAAGAATATTGAAGATTTAAACCATATAATCAGTTCTAAATTGGGATAA
- a CDS encoding sugar transferase produces the protein MYRYIFKPLLDFITGVILFLLLTPIFIVIMIVLYTSLKKNPFFVQKRPGKNEKIFSALKFKSMLDTVDDKGDLLPDHLRITKFGAFLRKSSLDEIPQILNVIKGDMSFVGPRPLLIRYLPYYSQREKLRHSVKPGITGLAQVSGRNYISWKKKFELDVHYAENLSLFLDLKILFKTVLKVLYSSDVAVATNKVNEYFDVERKRELEQV, from the coding sequence ATGTACCGTTATATTTTCAAACCACTATTGGATTTCATTACCGGTGTAATTTTGTTTTTGTTACTGACACCCATTTTTATTGTTATCATGATTGTTTTGTACACTAGCCTAAAAAAGAATCCTTTCTTTGTACAAAAAAGACCCGGTAAAAATGAAAAAATCTTCTCGGCCCTCAAATTCAAATCAATGCTGGACACTGTGGATGATAAAGGTGATTTATTGCCCGATCATCTAAGAATAACCAAGTTTGGTGCTTTTTTAAGAAAGTCATCTTTAGACGAAATACCTCAAATTTTAAATGTAATCAAAGGAGATATGAGTTTTGTAGGACCAAGGCCTTTATTAATCAGGTACCTACCCTACTACTCGCAACGGGAAAAGCTAAGACACTCCGTCAAACCTGGTATAACCGGATTGGCACAGGTTTCTGGAAGAAATTATATAAGTTGGAAGAAAAAATTTGAATTAGACGTACATTATGCGGAAAACTTAAGTCTATTTTTAGATTTAAAAATACTGTTTAAAACAGTTTTGAAAGTATTGTATTCAAGTGATGTAGCCGTTGCGACGAATAAAGTCAATGAATATTTTGATGTTGAAAGGAAAAGAGAACTAGAACAGGTTTGA
- a CDS encoding acyl carrier protein, with protein MNRDQIVHTIRQTLADILEHDDFSIHDELTAKDVDGWDSLSHMLIITQIEKEFGIKFKLRDLNKLKNMGSLIEVIQSKL; from the coding sequence ATGAATAGAGATCAAATCGTACATACCATACGGCAAACGCTGGCCGATATTTTAGAGCATGATGATTTTAGCATACATGACGAACTTACCGCTAAAGATGTTGATGGTTGGGATTCGCTTTCGCATATGCTCATCATAACCCAAATAGAAAAGGAGTTCGGTATCAAGTTTAAATTACGCGACCTGAACAAGCTAAAAAATATGGGTTCCCTTATAGAGGTAATACAGTCCAAACTCTAA
- a CDS encoding amino acid adenylation domain-containing protein — MQSLQKELLSSFEKNRELNAFCIANNHYTYGQLEQKVNGIRNAIRSNAKEENEHMGLVLSDSLETYASILACWLENKAYVPISLTSPKERNQSVLQQAEVHILLSAKEVPGYDEYLIIDTEPLVNASLQDRGGDYDNDSLAYIFFTSGTTGTPKGVPITFSNLIAFCKAFDQMVCTIDHTDKCLQMFELTFDLSVMSYLIPLLKGACVYTIPDDTIKYGYIVELMEDKQLTFALMVPSILQYLRPYFSEINCTSMKNNLFCGEALPLDVTQEWANCIPNATIMNVYGPTEDTIFCTELVYNRSGENKSHNGVLSIGKPMKGVHTIIVNDDQKILPPGEKGELCLGGAQLTRGYWKNPEKNNATFFTTTYMGKETRFYKTGDLCFMDGDGDIMYSGRVDFQAKIQGFRVELSEVELYAKQALDKKNAVAVAFKNKMGNTEIGLVIEGEKMDIKPVMAHMKSKMPVYMIPTQTRFMDVFPLNTNGKTDRKQLTSLFLGKKIENSTPNNE, encoded by the coding sequence ATGCAAAGTCTACAAAAAGAACTTCTGTCCAGTTTTGAAAAAAACAGGGAACTAAATGCCTTTTGTATAGCAAACAATCACTATACCTATGGGCAACTGGAACAAAAGGTAAACGGGATACGAAATGCCATAAGGTCAAATGCAAAAGAAGAGAACGAACACATGGGTTTGGTCTTATCCGATTCGCTCGAAACCTACGCATCGATTTTAGCCTGCTGGTTAGAAAACAAAGCATATGTACCTATAAGTTTAACCAGTCCCAAAGAAAGAAACCAAAGTGTGTTACAGCAAGCCGAGGTACACATTTTATTATCCGCAAAGGAAGTTCCCGGGTATGACGAATATCTGATTATTGACACCGAACCCTTGGTCAACGCTTCTTTACAAGATAGGGGGGGTGATTATGACAACGATAGCCTAGCCTATATTTTTTTTACCTCGGGCACTACGGGAACACCCAAGGGAGTGCCCATTACCTTTTCAAATCTGATCGCTTTTTGCAAGGCGTTCGATCAAATGGTTTGTACCATAGACCACACCGACAAATGCTTGCAGATGTTCGAACTAACGTTTGACCTGTCGGTAATGTCCTACCTTATACCGCTACTCAAAGGCGCCTGTGTATATACCATACCGGACGACACTATAAAATATGGCTACATAGTGGAATTAATGGAGGACAAGCAATTGACCTTTGCCCTTATGGTACCCTCGATCTTACAATACCTGAGGCCCTATTTTAGCGAGATCAATTGTACTAGCATGAAAAACAACCTGTTCTGTGGTGAGGCATTACCTTTGGACGTAACGCAAGAATGGGCCAATTGTATCCCCAATGCAACGATAATGAACGTGTACGGGCCAACCGAGGACACCATTTTTTGTACCGAGCTTGTTTATAACAGGAGTGGGGAAAATAAATCCCATAACGGTGTTCTGTCAATAGGGAAACCCATGAAAGGGGTGCATACCATTATCGTAAACGACGACCAAAAAATACTCCCGCCAGGTGAAAAAGGTGAACTTTGTTTAGGAGGTGCCCAGCTCACGAGAGGTTATTGGAAGAATCCGGAAAAAAACAACGCTACTTTTTTTACCACTACTTATATGGGCAAAGAAACAAGGTTCTACAAAACAGGTGATCTTTGTTTTATGGACGGCGACGGCGACATCATGTACTCAGGGCGTGTAGATTTCCAAGCTAAAATACAGGGTTTTCGTGTAGAGCTATCCGAGGTAGAATTATATGCAAAACAAGCATTGGATAAAAAAAATGCTGTTGCAGTAGCCTTTAAAAATAAAATGGGCAATACGGAAATAGGACTGGTCATTGAAGGAGAAAAAATGGATATTAAGCCCGTCATGGCGCATATGAAATCAAAAATGCCCGTGTATATGATACCGACCCAAACACGGTTTATGGATGTTTTTCCACTAAATACCAATGGTAAAACCGACAGAAAACAATTAACCTCTCTTTTTTTGGGAAAAAAGATTGAAAACTCAACGCCGAACAATGAATAG
- a CDS encoding sugar transferase: MYTLIIKRIFDIVLASVGLIILSPIFIAITIVLFILNRGKPFFFQKRPGKNEKIFNIIKFKSMNDKTDSDGKLLPYADRITNFGHFIRNYSLDEIPQLINIIKGDMSLVGPRPLLPKYLSLYNDFQRQRHQLKPGVTGWAQVNGRNTITWDEKFKLDIWYVQNITFLLDCRIIFLTIKKVFLKEDINSSKTVNMEPFNGNN, encoded by the coding sequence ATGTATACATTGATTATAAAAAGAATTTTTGATATAGTTTTGGCTAGTGTGGGCCTAATCATACTATCTCCCATTTTCATAGCAATTACAATAGTACTATTCATACTCAATAGGGGCAAACCATTTTTTTTTCAGAAAAGACCGGGCAAAAACGAGAAAATTTTCAATATCATCAAGTTTAAATCTATGAACGATAAGACAGATAGTGACGGTAAGCTATTGCCTTATGCCGATAGAATAACAAATTTTGGTCATTTCATACGTAATTATTCTTTGGATGAAATACCCCAGTTAATAAACATAATCAAAGGTGATATGAGTTTGGTAGGGCCAAGACCTTTATTGCCAAAATATTTAAGTTTATATAATGATTTTCAAAGACAACGACACCAATTGAAACCTGGGGTAACGGGTTGGGCACAGGTAAATGGCAGAAATACTATAACTTGGGACGAAAAATTTAAATTGGATATTTGGTATGTGCAAAATATTACGTTCTTATTAGACTGTAGAATTATTTTCCTGACCATTAAAAAAGTTTTTCTCAAAGAAGATATCAATAGTTCAAAAACAGTAAATATGGAGCCATTTAATGGCAATAATTAA
- a CDS encoding NeuD/PglB/VioB family sugar acetyltransferase: MKNPSIIIGAGTQGQIYASYLIEAGVPIIGFIDDDTKLSGKNVNGIPVLGDYGDLFSKKLKSNIRDVYCPIGNNKIRASYLSALKNEGYNTPSFIHPTTSIGPDVELGEAIYMLVGNIVMPHTKIGNYLMVNMASTIAHHVTVENGVFMSSGVNIGAMINVKENAYIGMGVTAMTGIKTIGENSLLGAGTVVIKDVPDFATVVGNPGRVIKYNK, encoded by the coding sequence ATGAAAAATCCTTCCATAATAATCGGGGCAGGAACCCAAGGGCAAATATATGCTTCATATCTTATAGAGGCTGGTGTGCCTATAATCGGTTTTATTGATGACGATACCAAGTTGTCTGGGAAAAATGTAAATGGCATTCCTGTTTTGGGGGACTATGGTGATCTGTTTTCAAAAAAATTAAAATCAAATATAAGAGATGTCTATTGCCCAATAGGAAACAATAAAATTAGGGCCAGTTATTTATCTGCTTTAAAGAACGAAGGTTACAATACCCCCAGCTTTATCCATCCAACCACATCAATAGGGCCCGATGTTGAACTCGGGGAAGCCATTTATATGTTAGTGGGTAATATTGTTATGCCACATACTAAAATAGGAAATTACTTAATGGTAAATATGGCAAGTACGATTGCTCATCATGTTACAGTCGAAAACGGCGTTTTTATGTCTTCTGGTGTTAATATCGGAGCAATGATAAACGTTAAGGAAAATGCATACATAGGCATGGGGGTAACCGCTATGACGGGTATAAAAACCATAGGGGAAAACTCCTTATTGGGTGCCGGTACCGTTGTCATCAAAGATGTACCTGATTTTGCTACAGTAGTAGGGAATCCGGGAAGGGTAATTAAATACAATAAATAA
- a CDS encoding GNAT family N-acetyltransferase, producing the protein MKKSQLDFFFEFYEKKRIPEIYSNIIFKNREDTSVIKNVREKTVHDKIYSIFFIPEYIVPQCKAQHFKVKKIDQYFKGYALDLSHFDSADAYIKNRFRSNAKTIRKRARRLETCFDITTKMFYGSIDRADYDILIDKAFKMIQRRFDERQAESHTLTQWDRIKTIFFSLINEKKASMYVIYDSDKPIAISLGHHFHGKLFSLVSAYDIDYSKFSLGNIEIYRKIDWCLKNEHYMYELGMGDLDYKREWSNNIYNFQHQVLYSTKNILTRLSGFALYCKAYCKELCYKKAYEPYDKVRARIRSFKRKKETMENTAPQVDIVQNPVELKTWEKIPFENSKYDFLKRHINDFLYMAIENKKNLTAYKMITDENKFLIKTSKQAVTVQFVKSKPL; encoded by the coding sequence ATGAAAAAATCACAATTGGATTTCTTTTTTGAGTTTTACGAAAAAAAACGAATTCCCGAAATATATTCCAATATAATTTTCAAGAACCGAGAAGATACTTCAGTAATCAAAAATGTAAGGGAGAAAACGGTACACGATAAAATTTACTCAATCTTTTTTATTCCTGAATACATAGTACCGCAATGTAAAGCCCAGCATTTTAAAGTGAAAAAAATTGATCAATATTTCAAAGGGTATGCATTGGACCTCTCCCATTTTGATAGTGCCGACGCTTATATCAAAAATCGTTTTAGAAGCAATGCGAAGACGATAAGAAAAAGGGCGAGAAGGTTAGAAACCTGTTTTGATATTACTACGAAAATGTTTTATGGATCTATTGACAGGGCCGATTATGATATTCTTATAGACAAAGCTTTCAAAATGATACAAAGACGCTTTGACGAACGCCAAGCAGAAAGCCATACCCTAACACAATGGGACCGTATAAAGACTATTTTTTTTTCCTTGATAAACGAAAAAAAGGCATCTATGTACGTTATTTATGACAGTGACAAGCCCATAGCCATTTCGCTAGGCCACCACTTTCATGGTAAACTTTTCAGTTTGGTTTCCGCATATGATATAGATTATTCAAAATTCAGTTTAGGAAATATAGAAATTTATCGAAAAATAGATTGGTGCCTTAAAAACGAGCATTATATGTATGAACTTGGGATGGGGGACTTGGATTATAAGCGTGAATGGAGTAACAATATCTATAATTTTCAGCATCAGGTATTGTATTCAACAAAAAATATATTAACTCGACTATCCGGTTTTGCCCTTTATTGTAAAGCGTATTGTAAAGAATTATGCTATAAAAAAGCATATGAACCATACGATAAGGTTAGGGCAAGAATCCGAAGCTTCAAAAGGAAGAAAGAGACTATGGAAAATACGGCACCACAAGTAGATATAGTACAAAATCCCGTTGAATTAAAAACTTGGGAAAAAATACCTTTTGAAAATTCAAAATACGATTTTTTAAAAAGGCATATCAATGATTTTTTATATATGGCCATTGAAAACAAAAAGAATTTAACCGCATACAAAATGATAACCGATGAAAACAAGTTTTTGATTAAAACATCGAAACAAGCTGTAACAGTCCAATTTGTGAAGAGTAAACCACTGTAA